One Penaeus vannamei isolate JL-2024 chromosome 27, ASM4276789v1, whole genome shotgun sequence genomic window carries:
- the Not1 gene encoding CCR4-NOT transcription complex subunit 1 isoform X3: MNLDSLTNALSHIGLSVASLTKKNLNSSKEEIQKVVCQFGGEAERHLYRVLIGHLEWSGPSGGESHRPSPNNNNNNNNNNNNNKEKESAPNSSGATLSWSAAGSAGCALLVQHLSATLPPTHFIASLAFAVANPPNPSKYIKSQWVAGVCKVLRLTRVQEIKLCLHLLQGTSLEIRNQATAVLKAKLPELVRAYVDTDSEDKELLELSTESLHLLLIHIVHLWRDPPAALLPQESRQAFISALQQEFPRSRVPVVLAPLLYPDTDILMEKITQEQPASMAKNLLDGSLADLVRELGYSFCSTVEECRSNLGNFCVTSITPAAVAKVLGVMVRTHTGLPSEQNLNSPNSLWSDTKDKSSNNQTTSSGSDVTLGGSGSLSGPHCWNVEVFIKALLEVVPSINVKEVFNKLDHKGFLVKDRQGLKLLITALRCLLQGQGLRLELFPVECFYQQWKNTEEQLSLITQILRNPEIFCFTDFPCHLVSTDSLKTLPELDNKEVATWKSVQLLDSLLYLGENHYTAVKELFKFPIQHCPDILVLGLIQATLPYTILRQDLIASLIPIFLGNHPNAAIILHHAWHTQNNATTVRQIIMHAMAEWYMMVENDQTRLSRILDVAQDLKALSLLLNAQPFPFVIDLACLAYRREFLKLDKWLTDKIREHGEAFISACVKFLQRRCPHLVGGKEDGMQKSSQLPPETMATILVCLNACALNVSQELSDTIMTMVQHCNLMNRPRTQQGVIGFPGPSQQTSEGSLGGIASSLSSLNLGGAGGTSSIFPTSASSSMSLGSLGSLGTAPGSPGRPLGPSTAPGTSQSPLSSILPALQLGPPHAAAVGSQLPTLPTSSIIPSSLRSHSVQPTVNPPSRQMDMSQIFDMPQMVSKEVEDEANSYFQRIYNHPPHPTLSIEEVLDMLKKFHESTNKREREVYSCMLRNLFEEYRFFPTYPDKELFTTARLFGGIIEQGLVEYMALGVALRYVMEALQKPHGSKMYYFGIVALDRFRSRLKEYPRYCQHLMAIQHFNEFPPHLIEYIKYGTQSQEPPSRPSGVVLPPSMNVSPSTPAPGTSAVAVTGTVVQPPTAAVSAVVSSVAKTLTATTTTTTTTAITRPQSMSVPSAPVGSGKQPTITTTNIETLLVATEKEEKITPPPEHMQDKIAFIFNNLSQVNLPQKCEELREVVSEEYWIWVAQYLVMKRASIENNFHTLYSLFLDQLKMNNFNAMVCRETLRNIKVLLRADKSAANFSDKSLLKNLGHWLGMLTLAKNKPILYSDIDMKSLLVESYNKGLQEMQYVIPFVAKVMESCAKSRVFKPPNPWTIAIMNVLAELHKEPDMKLHLKFEIEVLCNRLEINLEDLKPANILNDRERIARLKPQLSQLVGSKRAESTPLFPALQGFSSSSSFMHPMNTGSRWVANPNINHAPGHEVINQAKTSWSQMGPTGQVEMPSSTVTVQSSSVGATPTPPSVLPPHPSSTPTPIQPQQPSVNEPRFIYSDITVTSLRGLEPHISVSVPQVGGIASNAQLKQLVRHAVEMAVQEIVTAVLERSIKIAITTAEHIIKKDFALDPDESRMRVATHHMVRNLTAAMAMITCRDYLATNIAKSIKQGLMQAFSRTNQQQLPQQLEQMEQLAAAIAQENVGIACAFIQKTAAEKAVIEMDKRLAQEYEVRKAARTEGRRYCDAVVLTYQAERMPEPIRLKVGGVTQPQMAVYEEFARNIPGFLPITDQDTMFLTKPVPISSQQQQQQPPHSQQQAFGSDETTAFLLLTERISAELEHTIQAFTTLAPSSPLIPMLHSLREGLLLTRTNRDAHTVQLLLRKAVENLLEGARELPTEPELNQLALRFRDCHLIVLKAMADHRSYGTNWTSKNVTKCWAESREELKYNLDVVDWLIRSNLLNMQLLDEHLARTLDDPRLPSYIPSFFIMQLVQIYLVDDPSNSFLSESDLQLTLEALVRMCHSRQAPEGLVPLIDALRLKHDLLASERLAGGSSLSGTNSALAAGPSLHFHSGVTQARDFSDPPALQEKTEVLLREWIQMYHSPTAGQGSASAFQHFVKQMNLHGILKTDDLITRFFRICISMCRDLCVRSILEQGQGPSPTYVRSKCFQNLDAFVRLIALLVKHSGEATNPTTKINLLNKVLGLVCGIMIHDIESNGTEFQQLPYHRILIMLFLELNAPEAILESINLPVCEVLMAFTQTLHLLRPSKCPGFAYAWLEIVSHRVFIGRMLAITPQQKGWSMYSMLLADLFKFLAPFLRNAELAKPLTMLYKGTLRVLLVLLHDFPEFLCEYHYGFCDVIPPNCIQMRNLILSAFPRNMRLPDPFTPNLKVDMLPEITVSPKIPTNVASLIQPPELKKNLDSYLKNRTPVTFLSDMRTFLQVNNEPGMRYNMSVMNALVLYVGMQAIAQIHSKGLTPSMSTIAHSAHMDIFQNLGVDLDTEGRYLFLNAIANQLRYPNSHTHYFSCTLLHLFAEANTEAIQEQITRVLLERLIVNRPHPWGLLITFIELIKNPSFKFWSHEFVKCAPEIEKLFESVARSCMVQKVAPRGDSEA; this comes from the exons GTGGTGTGTCAGTTCGGTGGAGAGGCAGAGCGACACTTGTACCGGGTGTTGATTGGTCACTTGGAGTGGTCTGGGCCGTCAGGCGGAGAATCTCACCGGCCTTcacctaacaacaacaacaacaacaacaacaacaacaacaataacaaa gagaaggagagtgccCCCAACTCGAGCGGAGCCACCCTCTCGTGGTCGGCAGCGGGCAGTGCAGGCTGTGCGCTCCTTGTGCAGCATTTGTCTGCCACACTCCCCCCTACACATTTTATTGCCAGTCTTGCTTTTGCAGTTGCAAACCCCCCCAATCCAAGCAAG TATATAAAAAGCCAGTGGGTTGCTGGTGTGTGCAAAGTACTCAGGCTTACCAGGGTACAAGAAATCAAACTCTGTTTACATCTTCTACAAGGAACAAGTCTTGAAATACGTAACCAGGCCACAGCTGTACTGAAAGCTAAGCTCCCGGAACTCGTTCGGGCATACGTTGATACAG ATTCAGAAGACAAGGAACTCTTGGAGTTATCTACTGAATCTCTACACCTGTTGCTAATCCACATCGTCCACCTGTGGCGAGACCCCCCAGCAGCACTCCTACCTCAAGAGTCAAGACAAGCATTTATATCGGCACTCCAACAGGAGTTTCCTCGATCTCGTGTGCCTGTCGTTCTTGCTCCCCTTCTTTATCCAGATACAGATATACTAATGGAGAAGATCACGCAAGAGCAGCCAGCCAGCATGGCCAAAAATCTA CTGGACGGGTCTCTGGCAGACTTAGTCCGTGAATTAGGCTACAGCTTCTGTAGCACGGTGGAAGAATGCAGAAGCAACTTGGGGAACTTCTGTGTGACCTCCATAACGCCAGCGGCTGTTGCAAAGGTCCTGGGTGTTATGGTGCGCACTCATACGGGCCTGCCATCAGAACAG AACCTCAATTCCCCAAACTCGCTGTGGAGTGATACGAAAGACAAGAGCTCAAATAACCAAACGACCAGCTCGGGTAGTGATGTAACCCTGGGCGGGTCAGGAAGCCTCTCGGGTCCTCACTGCTGGAATGTGGAGGTCTTCATCAAGGCACTCCTAGAGGTGGTCCCCAGCATCAATGTGAAGGAGGTCTTCAATAAGTTGGACCACAAGGGCTTCCTAGTCAAGGACAGACAGGGTCTCAAATTGCTGATCACAGCGCTTCG GTGCCTTCTCCAGGGCCAGGGCTTGCGGCTTGAGTTGTTTCCTGTGGAATGCTTCTACCAGCAGTGGAAGAATACCGAGGAACAGCTTAGTCTTATCACGCAGATCCTCAGAAATCCGGAGATATTTTGCTTTACAGATTTCCCTTGCCATTTAGTGTCCACTGATAGCTTGAAAACATTGCCAGAGCTTGACAATAAAGag GTGGCCACATGGAAGTCAGTACAACTACTAGATTCTCTCCTTTACCTCGGAGAGAATCATTACACGGCTGTGAAGGAGCTCTTCAAGTTCCCCATCCAGCACTGTCCAGATATCCTTGTTCTTGGTTTAATACAG GCAACTTTACCTTACACTATCCTGCGGCAAGATCTGATTGCTTCTCTCATTCCAATATTTTTGGGGAACCACCCAAATGCAGCAATAATCCTTCATCACGCTTGGCACACACAG AACAATGCAACTACAGTCCGCCAGATTATCATGCATGCCATGGCAGAGTGGTATATGATGGTGGAAAATGACCAGACAAGACTAAGCCGAATTCTTGACGTCGCCCAAGATCTGAAAGCTCTCTCACTACTCCTCAATGCTCAGCCTTTCCCATTTGTGATAGATTTGGCTTGTTTGGCCTACAGAC GAGAATTTCTGAAACTGGATAAGTGGCTAACGGACAAGATTCGCGAGCATGGAGAGGCATTCATCTCGGCATGCGTCAAGTTCCTGCAGCGCCGGTGTCCTCATCTGGTGGGTGGCAAGGAGGACGGGATGCAGAAATCTTCACAGCTTCCTCCTGAAACCATGGCCACCATTCTTGTGTGTCTTAATGCTTGTGCTTT AAATGTGTCTCAAGAATTGTCAGACACCATTATGACCATGGTTCAACACTGCAACCTGATGAACAGACCTCGAACACAGCAAGGAGTG atTGGCTTCCCTGGTCCATCTCAGCAGACGAGTGAAGGCAGCCTGGGTGGCATAGCCTCCAGCCTGAGCAGCCTGAACCTGGGTGGAGCAGGTGGCACATCCTCCATCTTCCCGACCTCTGCCTCATCTTCCATGAGTCTGGGCAGCTTGGGGTCACTGGGCACAGCACCAGGATCTCCTGGGCGTCCCCTAGGGCCCTCTACTGCCCCTGGGACATCgcagtctcccctctcctccatcctgccAGCATTACAGCTTGGGCCCCCACATGCAGCAGCTGTAGGCTCTCAGCTGCCTACCTTGCCCACCTCATCTATCATCCCGTCATCTCTGAGGTCACATTCAGTGCAGCCCACCGTCAACCCCCCCAGCAGGCAGA TGGATATGTCCCAAATCTTCGACATGCCTCAAATGGTGAGCAAAGAGGTTGAAGACGAAGCCAATAGTTACTTCCAGCGCATCTACAATCAtccaccccatcctaccctctCCATTGAGGAG GTACTGGACATGCTGAAGAAATTCCATGAATCGACCaacaagagggaaagggaggtctaTTCATGTATGCTCCGTAATCTCTTCGAAGAGTATCGCTTCTTCCCCACCTACCCAGACAAAGAACTTTTCACCACTGCCAGGCTGTTTGGTGGCATCATTGAACAGGGTCTAGTCGA atATATGGCCTTAGGTGTAGCACTCAGGTATGTCATGGAAGCTCTCCAGAAACCACATGGAAGCAAGATGTACTACTTTGGCATCGTGGCACTGGACAGGTTTCGCAGTCGTTTGAAGGAATACCCTCGCTATTGTCAGCACCTTATGGCTATACAGCATTTCAATGAGTTTCCACCACACCTTATAGAG TACATTAAGTATGGAACACAGTCGCAAGAACCCCCCTCACGTCCTTCTGGTGTTGTGCTCCCCCCTTCCATGAATGTGTCTCCAAGCACCCCAGCACCAGGCACCTCAGCAGTAGCTGTCACTGGCACTGTTGTCCAGCCACCCACTGCTGCAGTGTCGGCTGTGGTGTCATCTGTTGCCAAGACcctcactgccaccaccactacGACAACTACCACCGCCATCACCAGACCTCAGTCAATGTCTGTTCCGTCTGCGCCAGTGGGATCTGGGAAG CAACCAACAATCACAACAACCAACATTGAAACACTGTTAGTTgccacagaaaaagaagaaaagattactCCTCCACCTGAGCATATGCAAGATAAAATTGCCTTTATTTTCAACAATCTTTCTCAAGTAAACCTTCCTCAAAAG TGCGAAGAGCTGCGTGAAGTGGTCAGCGAGGAGTATTGGATTTGGGTCGCCCAGTACTTGGTGATGAAGCGAGCCTCCATTGAAAACAACTTCCACACGCTTTATTCCTTGTTTCTTGATCAGCTGAAGATGAACAATTTCAATGCAATGGTTTGCAGGGAAACTTTAAGGAATATTaag GTTCTCTTAAGGGCTGATAAGTCTGCGGCGAACTTTTCTGACAAGTCACTGTTGAAGAACCTCGGACATTGGCTGGGCATGTTGACTCTGGCCAAGAATAAACCCATCCTTTACTCGGACATCGATATGAAGTCATTACTCGTCGAGTCTTACAACAAAGGCTTACAG GAAATGCAGTATGTGATTCCATTTGTAGCCAAGGTGATGGAGTCATGTGCAAAAAGTCGTGTATTTAAGCCTCCTAACCCTTGGACCATCGCCATAATGAATGTGCTAGCAGAGCTCCACAAGGAACCCGACATGAAGCTCCATCTCAAGTTTGAAATTGAAGTTCTGTGTAATAGATTGGAAATCAATTTGGAG GATCTGAAGCCAGCAAATATCCTGAACGACAGGGAGCGAATTGCACGCCTGAAGCCCCAGCTGTCACAGCTGGTAGGATCAAAAAGGGCTGAATCGACTCCACTTTTCCCAGCTTTGCAAGGATTCTCATCCTCTTCCAGTTTTATGC ACCCGATGAATACTGGCAGCCGATGGGTAGCCAATCCGAATATAAACCACGCACCGGGACACGAAGTCATCAATCAAG CAAAGACAAGTTGGTCACAAATGGGTCCAACAGGGCAGGTGGAGATGCCCAGCAGCACAGTCACTGTACAGAGCTCATCTGTGGGTGCCACACCAACCCCTCCATCAGTGTTGCCACCTcatccctcctctaccccaaCACCTATCCAGCCTCAACAACCTTCGGTCAACGAGCCACGGTTTATCTACTCGGATATCACTGTCACTTCCCTTCGGGGTCTTGAGCCTCACATATCTGTCTCAGTACCTCAG GTTGGTGGCATTGCAAGCAATGCTCAATTGAAACAGCTTGTGCGACATGCTGTAGAAATGGCAGTCCAGGAGATAGTGACAGCAGTATTGGAGCGCAGCATCAAGATTGCTATCACCACAGCAGAACACATAATCAAGAAAGACTTCGCTCTGGACCCAGATGAGTCTCGGATGCGAGTTGCAACTCACCACATGGTTCGCAACTTGACAgcagcaatggcaatgataacttgCAGAGATTATCTGGCTACAAATATTGCCAAGAGCATCAAGCAGGGATTGATGCAGGCTTTTTCACGA ACAAATCAACAGCAGCTGCCACAACAGCTAGAGCAGATGGAGCAGCTGGCTGCAGCCATTGCTCAGGAGAATGTTGGTATAGCTTGTGCCTTTATTCAGAAAACTGCTGCAGAGAAGGCTGTGATTGAGATGGATAAGAGGCTGGCCCAG GAATATGAAGTGAGGAAAGCAGCAAGGACAGAGGGCCGCCGCTATTGTGATGCAGTGGTTTTGACATACCAGGCGGAGCGGATGCCAGAACCCATTCGCCTGAAGGTGGGTGGTGTCACCCAACCTCAGATGGCTGTGTATGAAGAATTTGCCCGCAACATCCCTGGCTTCCTGCCCATCACTGATCAGGACACAATGTTCTTAACGAAGCCTGTTCCTATTAGCTCG caacaacagcagcagcaaccccCTCACTCGCAACAGCAGGCCTTTGGAAGTGATGAGACAACAGCATTCCTGCTTCTGACGGAGCGCATCAGTGCTGAGCTGGAACACACCATCCAGGCTTTCACTACACTGGCCCCCTCGTCCCCCCTGATCCCAATGCTGCACTCGCTCAGGGAAGGACTTCTGCTCACCCGTACCAACCGAGATGCGCACACTGTTCAGCTGCTGCTCAGGAAG GCTGTGGAAAACCTCTTGGAAGGCGCACGAGAACTGCCAACTGAACCAGAACTGAACCAGCTTGCCCTTCGGTTCCGTGACTGCCACCTTATCGTCTTGAAGGCTATGGCTGATCATCGTTCCTATGGAACCAACTGGACATCGAAGAATGTTACCAA ATGCTGGGCTGAATCGCGCGAAGAATTGAAGTACAACTTAGATGTTGTCGACTGGCTGATCCGTTCCAATTTGCTGAACATGCAGTTACTGGACGAACACCTTGCTAGAACCCTAGATGATCCAAGGCTTCCATCCTACATCCCTTCATTTTTCATCATGCAGCTTGTTCAG ATTTACCTCGTTGACGACCCCAGCAACAGCTTCCTGAGTGAATCCGACTTGCAGCTAACACTGGAGGCCTTAGTGCGCATGTGCCACTCTCGACAGGCCCCAGAAGGCCTTGTACCCCTCATTGATGCACTGCGGCTGAAGCATGACTTGCTGGCAAGTGAGCGGCTTGCAGGGGGCAGCAGCCTCAGTGGCACAAACAGTGCTCTAGCTGCTGGGCCAAGTCTCCACTTCCATTCGGGTGTGACGCAGGCCAGGGACTTCAGTGATCCCCCGGCCTTGCAGGAGAAGACAGAGGTGTTGCTGCGGGAATGGATCCAGATGTACCATTCCCCAACAGCCGGCCAGGGGTCGGCCTCTGCCTTCCAGCACTTCGTGAAGCAAATGAATCTTCACGGAATCCTCAAAACAGATGATCTCATAACCAG gTTCTTTAGGATCTGCATAAGCATGTGTCGTGACCTTTGTGTTCGATCAATTCTTGAGCAAGGCCAAGGACCATCTCCTACCTATGTTCGCAGCAAATGCTTCCAGAATCTGGATGCCTTTGTACGTCTTATTGCCTTATTAGTCAAACACTCGGGGGAGGCAACAAACCCAACCACAAAGATCAATCTTCTGAATAAG GTCTTAGGACTCGTGTGTGGCATCATGATCCACGACATTGAGTCAAATGGTACTGAGTTCCAGCAGCTTCCATATCACCGCATCCTCATCATGCTTTTCCTTGAGCTCAACGCCCCTGAAGCGATCCTAGAGTCCATCAACCTTCCGGTATGTGAA GTTCTGATGGCCTTCACCCAAACACTGCATCTGCTTCGCCCGAGCAAGTGTCCAGGGTTTGCCTATGCCTGGCTGGAGATTGTGAGTCACCGTGTCTTCATTGGCCGCATGCTAGCCATCACCCCTCAGCAGAAGGGATGGTCCATGTACTCCATGCTGTTGGCTGATCTCTTCAAATTCTTGGCACCTTTCCTGCGGAATGCGGAGCTCGCCAAGCCTCTGACAATGCTCTATAAG GGTACACTACGTGTGCTGCTAGTCTTGCTCCATGATTTCCCGGAGTTCTTATGTGAATACCACTATGGTTTCTGTGATGTCATCCCTCCAAACTGCATCCAAATGCGCAATCTCATCCTCTCGGCTTTCCCTCGGAACATGAGGCTCCCTGACCCCTTCACCCCCAATCTGAAAGTGGACATGCTGCCCGAGATCACGGTCTCTCCCAAGATCCCCACCAATGTAGCCAGCCTCATCCAGCCCCCAGAGCTAAAGAAGAACTTGGACTCCTACTTGAAGAACAGGACGCCCGTCACCTTCCTCTCAGACATGCGGACTTTCTTGCAG GTCAACAATGAACCAGGGATGCGCTACAACATGTCTGTGATGAACGCTTTGGTGCTGTACGTTGGCATGCAGGCTATTGCTCAGATCCACAGCAAAGGCCTAACTCCATCCATGTCTACCATTGCTCATTCCGCCCACATGGACATATTCCAGAATCTTGGTGTTGATTTAGACACAGAAG